GAGCAACATCCTCATCACCCCCGCGGCGGCGAACCGCCCCGAGGAACTGCAGGACGGCCTCGGCTCCGGGCCCTTCGTCATGACCTCCCACGACCGCGGTACCGGCACCTACCGGCTCCGCCGGAACGAGAAGTACTGGGGAACCCCCGCGAGGGTCGAGACGGTCGACGTGCGGTTCTCCCCCGAGGAGTCCAGCCGCGTGATCGCGATCCGCAGCGGTGAGGTCGACGTCATCGACTCCATCACCCCCGACTCGGCCCAGCAGCTGAAGGGGCTGGCAGGGATCCACCTCACCGAGGTGCCGAGCCTGCGGTTCAACCAGATCTTCTACAACTTCCGCAAACCCCCGGGCCACCCGCTCGCCGACCCGCGCGGACGCCAGGCGCTCAGCATGGCGATCGACGGCAAGTCCCTCGTGGACGAGGTCCTCGCGGGGACCGCCGTGCAGGCCGAGGGGGTCGTCACCTCCAACCAGGCCGGGTACGTCAAGACCGGGGAGTACGTCTACGACCCGGGCGCGGCGAAGAAGATCCTCGCCTCGATGGGCGCGGAGGACCTCGAGATCACCATCATCTGGGAGTCCGGCGAGTTCCCCGGCGACACGTTCGTCATGGAGGCGCTCGTGGACATGTTCGGCGACATCGGCGTCCGTGCGCGGCTGCGGGAGTTCCAGCCCGGCGGCGACATCATGTCGTGGCGGCAGGGCCGGGCGGGGGACTGGGACCTGCTGGGCAACGGTTTCCCCGGACCGACCGGCCAGGCGATCGTCATGCTGCAGGGGATGTACGCGGGGACGGCCGAGAAGGAGGAGACCCGCGACACCTACCAGGGCTACGTCGTGCCGGCCGTCACCGACCTCATCGTCGCCGCGTCGTCCGAGACGGACCCCACCCGGCGGCAGGACCTCACGGAGCAGGCCCAGCAGGCCGTGTGGGACACCTGGCCCTGCGCCTGGCAGTTCAACCCCAAGGCGATCCTCGCCCGTCGCGACCGCGTCCACGGGATCGACCTGTCGCCCGCGAACAACTACCGCCTGTCCGCCGTCGAGCTGAAGGGCTGAGGCCGTGGTCACGTACGTCTTGAAGCGGGCCGGCCAGGGCCTCCTCACCGTGTTCCTCACGGTGTCCACCGTGTTCGTGCTCATCCGTCTCGCGCCCGGCGACCCTGCCCGCGCCTTCGCCGGGCCCCTGGCCACGACGGAGCAGTTGCAGCAGGTGCGGGACCGGTTCGGCCTCGACGACCCGCTGGGGTCGCAGTACCTGACGTTCCTGTCGCAGCTGCTGCACGGCAACCTCGGGCAGTCCTACAGCTTCCAGGCGCCCGCCCTGACGGTCGTCGCCGACCGCATGCCCTACACGCTCACGCTGGCGTGCACGGCCATCGTCATCGCCGCGGTCGTCTCCATCCCGCTGGGCGTCTGGATGGCCCGCCGTCGCGACAGCCGGTCCGAGCTCGCCGCGAACGTCGCGACGATCGCGGGGCAGTCCATGCCGGACTTCTGGATCGGTGTGCTCCTGCTCAGCGTCTTCGCCGTGGCCCTGCCGGTCCTGCCGGCGTCGGGGTTCACGACGTGGAGCGGCCTGCTGCTGCCCGCCGTGACCATCGCGATCCTCCAGGTCGCGCTGCTGTCGCGCCTCGTGCGGCGCGAGATGGTGCAGAACCTCGCGGCGCCGTACTTCGTGGTGGCGCGTTCGCGGGGTTTCTCCAGCCACGTCCTCACCTGGCGGTACGCGATGGGGAACTCGGCGATCCCGGTGTTCACCGCGCTCGGCACCCGGTTCGCCGCCATGCTCAACGGCGTCGTCGTGGTCGAGGTCGTGTTCGCCTGGCCCGGTGTCGGTTCCCTCGTCGTCCGGGCCCTGGAGACCCGCGACTACCCGCTGATCCAGGCCACCGTCCTCGTCACCTCGGTCCTCGCGGTCGGTGTCCAGCTCCTCGTCGACCTGCTCTACCCCCTGCTCGACCCACGCGTGCGTCTCGGGAAGGCGAGTGCAGCATGAGCACGGAAACCCCCAGCCGCCCCTCGCGGCCCAGCGCGGTCACCGCTGCGCACCTCGCCCGGGCGGCGACGACGCGGCAGGCCCGCGCGAACCGCACCAAGACGGTCGCGGGACTCGTGTGCGCCCTCATCGTCGTCGTGCCGATCCTGCTCGCGAACCTCCTGCCGCTGCCGGACCCGAACGCGCAGGACCTCGGGGACCGGTTGCTCCCACCGCTGAGCGCCGGCCACCTGCTCGGCACCGACCAGCTCGGCCGCGACCTGCTCTCCCGCGTCCTGCACGGCGGTCAGGTCTCGCTCGCCGTCGGCGTGCTCGCGGTCGTCGTCTCGGGGGCCATCGGCCTCGTGCTCGGTGCCGCGGCGGGGTTCTACGGCCGCTGGGTCGACGTCGTCGTCTCCCGCTTGCTGGAGGCGCAGATGTCCCTGCCGCTGCTGATGATGCTTCTCCTCGTCGTGGCGCTGTTCGGGCAGTCGATCCCCGTCATCACCCTGGTGATCGCCGTCGCGCAGTGGCCGGAGGTGGCGAGGCTGACCCGTTCCCTCGTCCTCGTGGAGCGGGAGAAGCCGTACGTCGCGGCGGCCCGCACGCTGGGGCTGCGACGGGTCTCGATCCTCGTCCGGCACGTCGTCCCGAACGTCGTGCCGCAGACCCTGCTCGTCGTCCTGCTGCTGCTCGCGCAGGCCGTGCTGCTGGAGAGCGCGCTGAGCTTCCTCGGCGCCGGGCCGGAACGCCCGTTCGCCACCTGGGGCCGCATCGTCTCCGACGGCCAGGACTACATCGGCACCGCCTGGTGGCTCGTCACCGCCCCGGGTGTGGCGATCGTGCTGCTCGTCGTCGGGGTGAACCTGCTGGGGGACGCGCTGCGGGACGGGGCGGGAACGTCCTGGCGCAGTCGCGTCCGTGGACTGCTGGGCCGAGGGAGGACCGCGTGAAGACGCTCGACCGCACGGGACCGCAGGTGCGTGACGCTGCGGGCGAACCCCGGGGTGCCGGTGCCCCGCCGCTGCTGCAGGTCCAGGACCTGCAGGTGGAACTCATCACCGCGCGGGGGATCGTCCGCGCCGTCGACGGGGTCTCGTTCTCCGTCGACCGCGGCGAGACCGTCACGCTCATCGGCGAGTCCGGCTCGGGGAAGTCGACGACCGCCATGGGGATCCTCGGGTTGCTGCCCGACGACCTCGCGGTGCTGTCGGGGTCCGTCGTGCTCGACGGTGTCGACGTGCTGCGCGAACCCCGCGCGCTGGCCGCCGCCCGCGGACGCACCGTGGCGCTCGTGCCGCAGGACCCGATGACGGCGCTCAGCCCCGTGCACAGCATCGGCAGCCAGTTGCGCGAGGCCGTCCGGCACGCCGGGGCGGCCAGCGGTGCGGCGGCGGTCCAGGCCCGCGCCGAACGGCTGCTCCAGCAGGTCCACATCCCCGACCCGCCCGCACAGCTGCGCAAGTTCCCGCACCAGTTGTCCGGGGGGATGCTGCAGCGCGTCCTCATCGCGATGGCGCTGGCCAGCGAACCGCAGCTCATCGTGGCCGACGAACCCACCTCGGCCCTCGACGTCACCGTGCAGGCCGGCGTCCTGGACCTGCTGCTGGAACTGCAGGAGCAGCGCGGTGTCGCGCTGCTCGTCATCACCCACGACCTCGGCGTGGCCCGGCTCGTGTCCGACCGGATCCACGTCATGCGCGGCGGTGTGTTCGTGGAGTCCGGCGAGGTCGAGTCCGTCATCGCCGACCCGCGCGAGGAGTACACCCGGGCCCTGCTCGCGGCGGTGCCCACGCTGGGACCCTGGGACGAGGACCCCGCGACGGGTCCGGACGGAGGACGGTCGTGAACGAGACCCCGGTTCTCGAGGTCGAGGACCTCGTCGTGGAGTACGGCTCCTTCCGTGCCGTGGACGGCGTCTCGTTCCGGGTGCCGCGCGGGCGGACCGTCGCCGTCGTGGGGGAGTCGGGCTGCGGGAAGTCGACGGTCGCCAAGGCCGTCATGCGGCTGCTGGTACCCACGGCCGGCCGGGTGGTGCTCGACGGCACCGACATCACCCACCTGCCCGACCGCCGGCTGCGGCCGCTGCGGCACCGCTGGCAGATGGTGTTCCAGGACCCCTACGGTTCCCTCGACCCGCACCTGACGGCGTCCGAGATCGTCGCGGAGGCGCTGCGGCAGCGCGGGACGGCGAAGGGCCTGCGGGAGGCCCGTGTCCGCGAGCTGTTCGACCGGGTCGGTCTGCCCGCCAACGGCCTGGAACGTCGTCCGGCGGAGTTCTCCGGCGGGCAGCGGCAGCGCATCGGCATCGCCCGCGCCCTGGCCTCCGAACCCGAACTCCTGCTGTGCGACGAGGCGACGAGCGCGCTCGACGTCTCCGTGCAGGCGCAGGTGCTCGACCTGCTGCGCGAGGTCCAGCGCGACACGGGCATCAGCTGCCTGTTCATCTCGCACAACCTCGGCGTCGTGCAGGGCATCAGCGACGAGGTCGTCGTCATGCGCGGCGGTCGTGTCGTCGAGTCGGGCCCGACCGCGCGGGTGCTCACCAGCCCGGCCGAGGACTACACGCGCCGACTGCGACGCGCGGCGCTCGACCCGGCCGCGATGGTCGGCCGCAAACCCCGGCACGTCGTCCGCGGCGTGCTCACCACCACCGGAGGGACCGCCGCATGACCGGCTCCACGACAGGCACCCCCACAGGCATCGGGGCGCGCCCCGTGCTGGGCACCATGACGTTCGCCGACACCGTCGACGAGGGCACGGCGAAGGAGATGCTCGACGTCGCCCTCACCCACGGGGTGACCGCGGTCGACACCGCCAACGCCTACGCCGGCGGCGCGACCGAGGAACTCCTCGGGACCCTCCTCGTCGGCCGGCGCGACGAGGTGGAACTGGCGTCGAAGGTCGGCATGCCGCACCCGGACGCCGGCGACGACGCCCTGCTCTCACCCGTCGCGGTCCGGCGCTGCGTCGAGGCGAGCCTGCGGCGGTTGCGGACCGACCGGCTCGACCTGCTGTACCTGCACCAGCCCGACCGGTCCACGCCCGTCGAGGACACGCTGGCGGCGGTCGCGGAACTCGTCGCCGAGGGCAAGGTGCGCAGCCTCGGCGTCTCGAACTACGCGGCCTGGCAGATCGCGGACGTCGAGACCGCTGCGGACCGTGTGGGCGCTCCGCGGCCGGTCGTGGCCCAGCAGCTCTACAACCTGCTGGCCCGCCGCATCGAGGAGGAGTACGTCGAGTTCGCCACCGTCCACCACCTCGCGACCATGGTCTACAACCCCCTCGGTGGGGGGCTGCTGACCGGGCGGCACCGGTTCTCCGACCGTCCGTCAGAGGGTCGGTTCGGCTCCTCGCGGCTCGCGGAGATGTACTCGCAGCGGTACTGGGACGAGCAGTTGTTCGGGGCCGTCGAGCGGCTGCGCGCCGTGGCCGACGGCGCAGGTCTGCCGATGGCCGAACTGGCCCTGCGCTGGACCGCCCACCGCGACGTCGTGGACTCCCTGCTGCTCGGGGGTTCCCGCGCCGAGCAGCTGCAGCAGAACCTCGAGGCCCTGGCGGCGGGGCCGCTGCCGGCCGACGTGCTCGAGGCCTGCGACGAGGTCGGCGCCGCCCTGCGCGGCCCCGCCCCGGCCTACAACCGCTGAACCCCGTCACCACCTGAGGAGACCCGACCGTGCAGGCAGCAGACCGACCGGACCCCGCCGACTTCGCCCGGCGCGTGCGCGCGCGCGAGCTCGTCGTCGGGTACTGGATCACCCTCGACGCGCCGTTCGCCACCGAACGCGTCGCGCGGCTCGGCTACGACTACGTCGCGATCGACGCCCAGCACGGGCTGCTCGGGCACAGCGGGGTCCTGCACGGGATGCTCGCCGTCGACTGCGGCGGATCCGCCGGCGTCGTCCGCGTCGCGGCCAACGACCCGACCGCCATCGGCCACGCCCTCGACGCCGGTGCCCGCGGCATCGTCGTGCCCCTCGTGAACACCGCGGCGGAGGCGGCCGCGGCCGTCCGGTCCGCGAAGTACCCGCCGCACGGCGTCCGGTCCTACGGTCCGATGCGGTCCGGGCTGCGCGTCGGACCCGTCCCCGCGCAGGCGGACGAGCAGACGGCGGTGCTGGCGATGATCGAGACCGCCGACGGTCTCGCGAACGTCGAGGAGATCGCCGCGACCCCCGGGCTCGACGGTCTGTACGTCGGGCCCTCCGACCTGTCCATCGGTCTCGGGGGCGCGTTCCCCGGCGACCCCGCCGTGCAGGAGGAGTTCGACGCGGCCCTGACCCGGGTCCTCGCCGCGTGCGAGGCGGCGGGCGTCGCGGCGGGCATCCACACTCCGCACGGCGACGTCGCCCGGCGACGCATCGAGGCCGGTTGGACGTTCGTCACCGTCGCCTCGGACGTGGTGCACCTGGAGAACGCCGCGCGCGAGCACCTCTCGACCGCGAGGGGGCAGGCGTGAGCGAGTTCCTGCTGCCGGAGGTCGACGACCCGTCGGTGACCACCCTCGTGGCGGACGGCGGCGTGGTGTCGGGTTTCCTGCCCGCCCCGACCGTCCAGTGCCACGCCGCGAACCTCGCAGTCCTGCCCGGCGGTGACCTCGCCTGCGTGTGGTTCGGCGGGACCCAGGAGGGTGTCGCGGACATCGACGTGTGGATGTCGGTCCTCGCGCCGGACGCGACGGCGTGGTCGGACCCCGTCCGCCTGTCGTCCGATCCCGAGCGCTCGGAGCAGAACCCGATCCTGTGGACCACGCCCGCCGGTGAGGTGTGGTTGCTGCACACGGCGCAGACCGCGGGGAACCAGGACACCGCCGAGGTGCGCCGCCGGGTGTCCACGGACGGTGGCCGGACGTTCGGGCCGACGGAGACGTTCGTGCCGGCGTCGGCCGCGGGTGGGGTGTTCGTGCGGCAGCCGCCCGTCGTGACCCCGGCCGGACGCTGGCTGCTGCCCTTGTTCCGCTGCCCCGTCGCGCCGGGAGCTCGGTGGCGAGGTGACGAGGACGACAGCGTCGTGCTCACCTCCGACGACGAGGGCCGGACCTGGCGCGAGGTCGTCGTCCCCGGCAGCACCGGGATGGTGCACATGAACGTGCAGGTGCGCCCGGACTCCTCGCTCGTGGCGTTCTACCGCAGCCGCTGGGCCGACGCGGTCCACCGGTCCACGTCGACCGACGGGGGCGACAGCTGGTCGGCGCCGGAACCCACGCCGCTGCCCAACAACAACTCCTCGGTCCAGGTGTCGACGGACCCCGGCGGCGGTCTCGTCATCGCCTTCAACCGCATCCGCGCCACCGAGGACACCCCCCGTCGCGAATCCCTCTACGACGAGATCGGGGACGAGGGGATCGTCGACCAGGTCTCCTCGACCCCCACCTCGGCCGACGGACCCCGGGCGGTCTGGGGAACGCCGCGCGCGCCCATGACCCTGGCCCGTTCCACCGACGGCGGCCTCACCTGGGACCGCTCGCTCGACCTCGAGGGCGGGGACGGGAACTGCCTGACGAACGACTCCCGCGCCGGGGCGAACCACGAGTTGTCGTACCCCAGCGTCCTCGTCGTCGCTGACACGGTCCACGTCGCCTACACCTGGCACCGCCGCGCGATCCGCTACGCCCGGCTGCCGCTGGCCCTGCTGGTGGACGGGTGAGCCCGCTCGCCGTCGTCACCGGCTGCAGCTCGGGCATCGGCCGCGCCGTGACCGCGCACCTGCTG
The sequence above is a segment of the Kineococcus endophyticus genome. Coding sequences within it:
- a CDS encoding ABC transporter substrate-binding protein produces the protein MTTATPRPPGRSPLSRRTLLAGGAGLGLVGGGLGGLTACAGPTGAPGPDTLTLALNRSLVSLDNKLNQFDAAVTVQRAVRQALTEIGTDVEPALVLAESFELTEPTRWTVRLRPEACYSDGSPVTVQDVATALQCYADTDASFVASFFPEIPTVTALDDRTFTLDTERPLPTLDALMSNILITPAAANRPEELQDGLGSGPFVMTSHDRGTGTYRLRRNEKYWGTPARVETVDVRFSPEESSRVIAIRSGEVDVIDSITPDSAQQLKGLAGIHLTEVPSLRFNQIFYNFRKPPGHPLADPRGRQALSMAIDGKSLVDEVLAGTAVQAEGVVTSNQAGYVKTGEYVYDPGAAKKILASMGAEDLEITIIWESGEFPGDTFVMEALVDMFGDIGVRARLREFQPGGDIMSWRQGRAGDWDLLGNGFPGPTGQAIVMLQGMYAGTAEKEETRDTYQGYVVPAVTDLIVAASSETDPTRRQDLTEQAQQAVWDTWPCAWQFNPKAILARRDRVHGIDLSPANNYRLSAVELKG
- a CDS encoding ABC transporter permease; translated protein: MVTYVLKRAGQGLLTVFLTVSTVFVLIRLAPGDPARAFAGPLATTEQLQQVRDRFGLDDPLGSQYLTFLSQLLHGNLGQSYSFQAPALTVVADRMPYTLTLACTAIVIAAVVSIPLGVWMARRRDSRSELAANVATIAGQSMPDFWIGVLLLSVFAVALPVLPASGFTTWSGLLLPAVTIAILQVALLSRLVRREMVQNLAAPYFVVARSRGFSSHVLTWRYAMGNSAIPVFTALGTRFAAMLNGVVVVEVVFAWPGVGSLVVRALETRDYPLIQATVLVTSVLAVGVQLLVDLLYPLLDPRVRLGKASAA
- a CDS encoding ABC transporter permease → MSTETPSRPSRPSAVTAAHLARAATTRQARANRTKTVAGLVCALIVVVPILLANLLPLPDPNAQDLGDRLLPPLSAGHLLGTDQLGRDLLSRVLHGGQVSLAVGVLAVVVSGAIGLVLGAAAGFYGRWVDVVVSRLLEAQMSLPLLMMLLLVVALFGQSIPVITLVIAVAQWPEVARLTRSLVLVEREKPYVAAARTLGLRRVSILVRHVVPNVVPQTLLVVLLLLAQAVLLESALSFLGAGPERPFATWGRIVSDGQDYIGTAWWLVTAPGVAIVLLVVGVNLLGDALRDGAGTSWRSRVRGLLGRGRTA
- a CDS encoding ABC transporter ATP-binding protein, giving the protein MRDAAGEPRGAGAPPLLQVQDLQVELITARGIVRAVDGVSFSVDRGETVTLIGESGSGKSTTAMGILGLLPDDLAVLSGSVVLDGVDVLREPRALAAARGRTVALVPQDPMTALSPVHSIGSQLREAVRHAGAASGAAAVQARAERLLQQVHIPDPPAQLRKFPHQLSGGMLQRVLIAMALASEPQLIVADEPTSALDVTVQAGVLDLLLELQEQRGVALLVITHDLGVARLVSDRIHVMRGGVFVESGEVESVIADPREEYTRALLAAVPTLGPWDEDPATGPDGGRS
- a CDS encoding ATP-binding cassette domain-containing protein, with protein sequence MNETPVLEVEDLVVEYGSFRAVDGVSFRVPRGRTVAVVGESGCGKSTVAKAVMRLLVPTAGRVVLDGTDITHLPDRRLRPLRHRWQMVFQDPYGSLDPHLTASEIVAEALRQRGTAKGLREARVRELFDRVGLPANGLERRPAEFSGGQRQRIGIARALASEPELLLCDEATSALDVSVQAQVLDLLREVQRDTGISCLFISHNLGVVQGISDEVVVMRGGRVVESGPTARVLTSPAEDYTRRLRRAALDPAAMVGRKPRHVVRGVLTTTGGTAA
- a CDS encoding aldo/keto reductase, which translates into the protein MTGSTTGTPTGIGARPVLGTMTFADTVDEGTAKEMLDVALTHGVTAVDTANAYAGGATEELLGTLLVGRRDEVELASKVGMPHPDAGDDALLSPVAVRRCVEASLRRLRTDRLDLLYLHQPDRSTPVEDTLAAVAELVAEGKVRSLGVSNYAAWQIADVETAADRVGAPRPVVAQQLYNLLARRIEEEYVEFATVHHLATMVYNPLGGGLLTGRHRFSDRPSEGRFGSSRLAEMYSQRYWDEQLFGAVERLRAVADGAGLPMAELALRWTAHRDVVDSLLLGGSRAEQLQQNLEALAAGPLPADVLEACDEVGAALRGPAPAYNR
- a CDS encoding HpcH/HpaI aldolase family protein, which gives rise to MQAADRPDPADFARRVRARELVVGYWITLDAPFATERVARLGYDYVAIDAQHGLLGHSGVLHGMLAVDCGGSAGVVRVAANDPTAIGHALDAGARGIVVPLVNTAAEAAAAVRSAKYPPHGVRSYGPMRSGLRVGPVPAQADEQTAVLAMIETADGLANVEEIAATPGLDGLYVGPSDLSIGLGGAFPGDPAVQEEFDAALTRVLAACEAAGVAAGIHTPHGDVARRRIEAGWTFVTVASDVVHLENAAREHLSTARGQA
- a CDS encoding sialidase family protein, producing the protein MSEFLLPEVDDPSVTTLVADGGVVSGFLPAPTVQCHAANLAVLPGGDLACVWFGGTQEGVADIDVWMSVLAPDATAWSDPVRLSSDPERSEQNPILWTTPAGEVWLLHTAQTAGNQDTAEVRRRVSTDGGRTFGPTETFVPASAAGGVFVRQPPVVTPAGRWLLPLFRCPVAPGARWRGDEDDSVVLTSDDEGRTWREVVVPGSTGMVHMNVQVRPDSSLVAFYRSRWADAVHRSTSTDGGDSWSAPEPTPLPNNNSSVQVSTDPGGGLVIAFNRIRATEDTPRRESLYDEIGDEGIVDQVSSTPTSADGPRAVWGTPRAPMTLARSTDGGLTWDRSLDLEGGDGNCLTNDSRAGANHELSYPSVLVVADTVHVAYTWHRRAIRYARLPLALLVDG